From the genome of Corallococcus macrosporus DSM 14697:
GTTGAGCGGCACCGCGTAGGTGCGGCCGCTGACGCCCACCAGCAGCGCGCGGATGATGGCCAGCGTGACGGGCAGCGTGAGGTGGAAGGCGGTGCCCTTTCCGCGCTCGCTCCACACGTCGATGATGCCGGACAGGTTGCCCAGGTTGTTCTTCACCACGTCCAGGCCCACGCCCCGGCCGGACAGCTCGGACACGCTGCGGGCGGTGGAGAAGCCGGGCTGGAAGATGAGGTTGAGCAGCTCGCGCCGGCTCAGCTCCTGGGCCTGCGCGAAGGTGATGATACCCCGGGTGATGGCCACCTCCCGGACGCGCACCTCGTCGATGCCGGCGCCGTCATCGCTCACCTCGATGACGACGTGATTGCCCTTCTGCTCGGCGCGCAGGCCCACCACCGCGCGGCGGGACTTGCCCGCGGCCAGGCGGGCGTCGGGGGCTTCGACGCCGTGGTCGATGGCGTTGCGGATGAGGTGCATCAGCGGGTCGCTGAGCTCCTCGACGATGAGCTTGTCCAGCTCCACCTCGCCGCCGCTGATGGCGAGCTCGATCTCCTTCCCCGCCTCGCGGGTGATGCGACGCACCAGCCGCGCCAGCTTGTCGAACACCTGGCCGACGGGGACCATGCGCGCTTCCAGCAGGCCTTCCTGGAGGGCCTCCAGCTTGCGCTCCAGCCCTCGCGTCTCGCGCGCCAGCTCCTGGCCGAACAGCTTGGACAGCGCCACCGCGCCGTCCTGCCGCGCGGACTCGGCGAGCCGCTGGAGGTTGGCCTTGATGAGCAGCAGCTCGCCCACCATGTTGATGAGGCCGTCCAGCCGCCCGATGTCCACGCGGACCGTCTGCGTCAGGGAGCGCAGGGACGTGTCCGCCGTCAGCGCCGCGGGCGGACTGTCGGAGGCGCCAGGCGGTGGCGGCGGCGCCACCGAGAGTCCCTTGGCGGGCACCTTCGCCGCGCCAGGCGTGGACCGGGCGGCCTTCTTCTTCCCGCCGCGCTTCGTCGGCGTCGAGTGCGCCTCGGACGTGCGAATCGTCGCGGCGGGCTGCGCGGCCTGGAGCAGCGCGTTCGTCGCGGTCGCCGCGGCTGGGCGCACCGCCAGGGGCGACAGCTCCGCGGGCGTCCCCTTCAGCCCCGCTTCCAGGGACGCGCGGTCGACCTGCGCGCCGAAAATCAGGTCGAACGCGATGCCATGCGCCCCACCCGGCTGCGCGGACGGCAGCGTGCTGATGACCTCGCC
Proteins encoded in this window:
- a CDS encoding chemotaxis protein CheA, which translates into the protein MSPGGKALAEFVAEATEILDALARDLLVLDERRGQEADPDLVNGIFRAAHSLKGLSGLFGQERISRLAHGTEDLLDRLRLGKLLLDGAVLDALIEVLDAFQALLGEAARGAESELLSGRVEAMAARLASLGAPVAVAEDDPLDRLELDAQVRAVFTEYEEHRLRENVRRGVALWRVRAAFDLSDFDKGLADLNARLKPLGEVISTLPSAQPGGAHGIAFDLIFGAQVDRASLEAGLKGTPAELSPLAVRPAAATATNALLQAAQPAATIRTSEAHSTPTKRGGKKKAARSTPGAAKVPAKGLSVAPPPPPGASDSPPAALTADTSLRSLTQTVRVDIGRLDGLINMVGELLLIKANLQRLAESARQDGAVALSKLFGQELARETRGLERKLEALQEGLLEARMVPVGQVFDKLARLVRRITREAGKEIELAISGGEVELDKLIVEELSDPLMHLIRNAIDHGVEAPDARLAAGKSRRAVVGLRAEQKGNHVVIEVSDDGAGIDEVRVREVAITRGIITFAQAQELSRRELLNLIFQPGFSTARSVSELSGRGVGLDVVKNNLGNLSGIIDVWSERGKGTAFHLTLPVTLAIIRALLVGVSGRTYAVPLNSVLEIISVQPRDIRTVERREVVDLRGQTLPFVRLARMFALPERPVSRHFVVVVGLAQERLGIAVDELHGQQDIVTKPLGGRLQSVRGISGATDLGNRRTVLVLDVAALLEEGMALERRRA